The Devosia sp. A16 genome includes a window with the following:
- a CDS encoding MurR/RpiR family transcriptional regulator, producing the protein MTAIAKTFSVLDRIRTYQSQMPATMAKIAAVLIDDPKAPLTLSITELAERAGTSAASVTRFCRTIGYAGYAQLRVGIAEDVGRGGAKAAWIGEIGRSFGPDDSPDEIRNALLNTHVLSLQTTAGLLDMPTAIRVAEAIVKARQLDVYGVGGSALTALETEARLYRIGVNVHTWAEVHNGLTSAAILDDRCVAIGISNTGRTDETIQMLTVAKATGAHTVAITGNPDSPLARLAHDVLIAASPDGYLQPADLSARHCQLFVVDLLYLLIAQSNFDRTTRFLAASGAAVAPRRRPMRGGALPNTAARRSTAQT; encoded by the coding sequence ATGACCGCCATCGCAAAGACGTTCAGCGTTCTGGACCGGATCAGGACTTATCAGTCCCAGATGCCGGCTACGATGGCGAAAATCGCGGCGGTGCTGATTGACGATCCCAAGGCGCCGCTGACCCTGTCGATCACCGAACTGGCCGAGCGGGCCGGGACCTCGGCCGCCAGCGTCACCCGTTTCTGCCGGACGATCGGCTATGCCGGCTATGCGCAGCTGCGCGTCGGCATTGCCGAGGATGTCGGCCGCGGCGGCGCCAAGGCGGCCTGGATCGGCGAGATCGGTCGGTCTTTCGGGCCCGATGACTCACCCGACGAAATCCGCAACGCGCTGCTCAACACCCACGTGCTGAGCCTCCAGACCACCGCAGGGCTGCTCGACATGCCGACCGCCATTCGGGTGGCCGAAGCCATCGTCAAGGCGCGACAGCTCGACGTCTATGGCGTCGGCGGCAGCGCGCTCACCGCGCTCGAGACCGAGGCGCGGCTCTATCGCATCGGGGTCAACGTCCATACCTGGGCCGAGGTGCATAACGGGCTGACCAGCGCCGCCATCCTCGATGATCGCTGCGTCGCTATCGGCATTTCCAACACCGGACGCACTGACGAAACCATCCAGATGCTGACGGTGGCCAAGGCGACCGGCGCCCACACCGTGGCGATTACCGGCAATCCGGATTCGCCGCTCGCCCGGCTCGCCCATGACGTGCTGATCGCCGCCTCGCCCGATGGCTACCTGCAGCCGGCGGACCTTTCCGCCCGGCACTGCCAGCTGTTCGTGGTGGACCTGCTCTACCTGTTGATCGCGCAGTCGAACTTCGACCGCACGACGCGCTTCCTCGCCGCCTCGGGCGCCGCGGTGGCGCCGCGCCGCCGCCCGATGCGGGGTGGCGCCTTGCCCAACACTGCCGCGCGCCGCTCGACGGCTCAGACCTAA
- a CDS encoding sugar isomerase domain-containing protein encodes MTDLTTQFHTEVSTRLAKLAGPNQAIDDTIALVADAVAAGGVIQAFGTGHSEAFAMEIAGRAGGLIAANRIPLRALVLRGGQDLSILGGAALERDPNVAENLLSLYDIDQNDVFIIASNSGVNGSIVGLALAAKARGHKVVAVTSFDHTSKVTPKHPSGKRLKEVADIAIDNLAPFGDSTLQLEGGMGVGAVSSLTAAFIAQRITIGVAEALLKRGKTPPLYISANIPGGDEHNRALEDLYGKRIRGES; translated from the coding sequence ATGACCGACCTGACGACGCAGTTTCATACCGAAGTCTCCACCCGCCTCGCCAAGCTCGCGGGCCCGAACCAGGCGATCGACGACACCATTGCTCTGGTGGCCGACGCAGTGGCGGCCGGCGGCGTGATCCAGGCCTTCGGCACCGGTCACTCGGAAGCCTTCGCCATGGAGATTGCCGGCCGTGCCGGCGGTCTGATCGCGGCCAACCGCATCCCGTTGCGCGCCCTGGTGCTGCGCGGCGGCCAGGATCTTTCGATCCTGGGCGGCGCGGCGTTGGAGCGCGACCCCAACGTCGCCGAGAACCTGCTCTCGCTCTACGACATCGACCAGAACGACGTGTTCATCATCGCCTCGAACTCGGGCGTCAACGGCTCCATCGTCGGGCTGGCGCTGGCCGCCAAGGCGCGGGGCCACAAGGTGGTGGCGGTGACCAGTTTCGACCACACCAGCAAAGTTACGCCCAAGCATCCGAGCGGCAAGCGCCTCAAAGAAGTGGCAGATATCGCCATCGACAACCTGGCGCCCTTCGGCGACAGTACCCTGCAACTGGAGGGTGGTATGGGTGTCGGCGCCGTCTCCTCGCTCACTGCTGCATTCATAGCGCAGCGCATCACCATCGGCGTGGCGGAAGCGCTGCTCAAGCGCGGCAAGACGCCGCCGCTCTACATTTCGGCAAATATTCCCGGGGGCGACGAGCACAATCGTGCCCTCGAAGATCTTTACGGCAAGCGCATCCGTGGGGAATCCTGA
- the ngcE gene encoding N-acetylglucosamine/diacetylchitobiose ABC transporter substrate-binding protein: MFKKTIDRRSFLLGTTALAAAVPFGGLLGSTSAFAQDAANPFGVADGSTVDAVIFNGGYGIDYVEFAANLVQKNHPNVTVKVSPSTQIAQELQPRFLGGNPPDLIDNSGAQAIGFAAIIDQLEDMNSVLDAPSLEGTKIRDTLVGGVEKPGTFGDKFVALNYVMTVYGIWYSASLFEANGWTPPTTWAEAIELGKKAKEKGLYLFGWGKEAATYYRTTAVASAIKAGGDEVRLAVDNFTPGFWSHPAFQAVFTALHEIISGGMMKPGGAGTQFTAAQAQWSNDQSFLLYPSGSWIENEMKSATKADFKMTGMAELSIDANDKLPKTALHATAGEPFIIPAGALNLAGGKELLRTMLSKEAATNFAKTKLAPTIVKDTVPADGFGSTALVSQSKLLAEAGSDVFTWNSFDLYGTNQDELVVWNSFLDGKLDVAAFTAALEAITSAVYNDPSVTKVEVK, encoded by the coding sequence ATGTTCAAAAAGACCATCGACCGCCGCAGCTTCCTGCTCGGCACGACGGCTCTGGCGGCAGCAGTGCCGTTCGGCGGGCTGCTCGGCTCGACCAGCGCTTTCGCACAGGATGCGGCCAACCCGTTCGGCGTTGCCGACGGTTCGACCGTTGACGCGGTGATCTTCAACGGCGGTTACGGCATCGACTATGTCGAGTTCGCCGCCAACCTCGTGCAGAAGAACCACCCCAATGTCACCGTGAAGGTGTCGCCGTCGACCCAGATCGCCCAGGAGCTGCAGCCGCGCTTCCTCGGCGGCAACCCGCCGGACCTGATCGACAACTCCGGTGCGCAGGCCATCGGCTTTGCGGCCATCATCGACCAGCTCGAAGACATGAACTCGGTGCTCGATGCGCCGAGCCTCGAAGGCACCAAGATCCGCGACACCCTGGTGGGTGGCGTCGAGAAGCCGGGCACCTTCGGCGACAAGTTCGTCGCGCTGAACTACGTGATGACCGTCTACGGCATCTGGTACTCGGCTTCGCTGTTCGAGGCCAATGGCTGGACACCGCCGACCACCTGGGCCGAGGCCATCGAACTTGGCAAGAAGGCCAAGGAAAAGGGTCTCTACCTGTTCGGTTGGGGCAAGGAAGCGGCGACCTACTACCGCACCACCGCGGTTGCTTCGGCGATCAAGGCGGGCGGCGACGAAGTGCGTCTCGCCGTCGACAACTTCACCCCGGGCTTCTGGTCGCATCCGGCGTTCCAGGCCGTCTTCACCGCGCTGCATGAGATCATCTCGGGCGGCATGATGAAGCCGGGTGGTGCTGGCACCCAGTTCACCGCGGCGCAGGCGCAATGGTCGAACGACCAGTCGTTCCTGCTCTACCCGTCGGGCTCGTGGATCGAGAACGAAATGAAGTCGGCCACCAAGGCGGATTTCAAGATGACCGGCATGGCGGAACTGTCGATCGACGCCAACGACAAGCTGCCCAAGACGGCTCTGCACGCCACGGCGGGCGAACCGTTCATCATTCCGGCAGGCGCGCTGAACCTTGCCGGCGGCAAGGAACTGCTCCGCACGATGCTCTCGAAGGAAGCCGCGACGAACTTCGCCAAGACCAAGCTCGCTCCGACCATCGTCAAGGACACCGTGCCAGCCGACGGTTTCGGTTCGACCGCTCTGGTCTCGCAGTCCAAGCTCCTCGCGGAAGCCGGCAGCGACGTCTTCACCTGGAACTCGTTCGACCTCTACGGCACGAACCAGGACGAGCTCGTCGTCTGGAACAGCTTCCTCGATGGCAAGCTTGACGTGGCGGCCTTCACCGCCGCGCTCGAGGCGATCACCAGCGCCGTCTACAACGATCCCTCGGTCACGAAAGTCGAAGTGAAGTAA
- a CDS encoding ABC transporter permease produces the protein MARAPATTARRWKLPNLESTSFALVFLGLPLAIYVIFVISPFVQAFYYSMTDWTGFSKKMNFVGLANYAALLQDPVFTKAVYNSIVLVVVLPPLVIILALTLATLVTIGGSTQGEIRGLKHSSLYRIISFFPYTVPAIVIGILWAQMYDPSSGLLNGILTAMGFDFFKSFAWLGDERTAMGASIFVIAWSMVGFYMVLFIAAIKGIPSEVYEAARVDGAGRFRTAISITVPMIRDNIRTAYVYLGILALDAFVYMQALNPSGGPANSTVVISQHLLNTAFKKGKFGYATSMGAALALITLLFCALVFFVFWWTGRPQKSGGITTPAAAPLARAVAAPTPAVEPKPTVQLEHPVAKRTIWTDQTVSTISHIALIAWVVIICAPLLWVLMSSFKTTQQIFASPFTLPTSFNFDNYVSAWTTASIGTYFFNTVIVVGFALVIVMLLGAMCAYFLARYEFKGSKVIYYLMLAGLTFPIFLAVVPLFQTLRGFGLLNTFPGLIITYVAFALPFTVFFLYAFFRTLPQEVAEAAAIDGAGPWRIFFTIMLPMAKPGMASVAIFNFLGLWNQFLLPIALNTNTANYVLSQGMASFASQAGYAVNFGALFAAVVITVLPVLVTYIIFQRQLQGSVQTGLLK, from the coding sequence ATGGCGAGGGCACCGGCCACCACAGCCCGTCGGTGGAAACTGCCGAACCTTGAGAGCACCAGCTTCGCGCTGGTGTTCCTCGGCCTCCCGCTGGCGATCTACGTGATCTTCGTGATCTCGCCATTCGTGCAAGCCTTTTACTACTCTATGACGGACTGGACAGGCTTTTCGAAGAAGATGAACTTCGTGGGCCTGGCCAACTACGCAGCGTTGCTGCAGGACCCGGTCTTCACCAAGGCGGTGTACAACTCCATCGTGCTGGTCGTGGTCCTGCCGCCGCTCGTCATCATCCTGGCGCTGACGCTGGCGACCCTGGTGACCATCGGCGGCTCTACCCAGGGAGAGATCCGCGGGCTCAAGCACTCGAGCCTCTACCGCATCATCTCCTTTTTCCCCTACACCGTGCCCGCCATCGTCATCGGCATCCTGTGGGCGCAGATGTACGACCCCTCGAGCGGCCTGTTGAACGGCATTCTCACGGCGATGGGGTTCGATTTCTTCAAGTCCTTCGCCTGGCTCGGCGACGAGCGCACCGCCATGGGCGCCTCGATCTTCGTCATCGCCTGGTCGATGGTCGGCTTCTACATGGTGCTGTTCATCGCGGCGATCAAAGGCATTCCGTCCGAGGTCTACGAGGCGGCGCGCGTCGACGGCGCCGGCCGCTTCCGCACCGCGATCTCGATCACCGTGCCGATGATCCGCGACAATATCCGCACTGCCTATGTCTATCTGGGCATCCTCGCGCTCGACGCCTTCGTCTACATGCAGGCGCTGAACCCTTCGGGCGGCCCCGCCAATTCCACCGTGGTGATCTCCCAGCACCTGCTCAACACCGCCTTCAAGAAGGGTAAGTTCGGCTACGCCACCTCGATGGGCGCGGCGCTGGCGCTGATTACGCTGTTGTTCTGCGCGCTGGTGTTCTTCGTCTTCTGGTGGACCGGTCGTCCGCAGAAGTCGGGCGGCATCACCACGCCCGCGGCAGCACCGCTGGCCCGTGCCGTTGCAGCGCCCACGCCTGCCGTAGAGCCCAAGCCGACCGTCCAGCTAGAGCATCCGGTGGCCAAGAGGACCATCTGGACCGACCAGACCGTCAGCACCATTTCGCATATCGCGCTGATCGCCTGGGTGGTGATCATCTGCGCGCCGCTGCTCTGGGTGCTGATGAGCTCGTTCAAGACCACCCAGCAGATCTTCGCATCGCCGTTCACGCTGCCCACCAGCTTCAATTTCGACAACTATGTCTCGGCCTGGACCACGGCGTCGATCGGCACCTATTTCTTCAACACGGTGATCGTCGTCGGCTTCGCCCTGGTCATCGTGATGCTGCTTGGCGCCATGTGCGCCTATTTCCTCGCGCGCTACGAGTTCAAGGGCAGCAAGGTCATCTACTACCTGATGCTGGCCGGCCTCACCTTTCCGATCTTCCTCGCGGTGGTGCCGCTGTTCCAGACGCTGCGCGGCTTCGGGCTGCTCAACACCTTCCCCGGCCTGATCATCACCTATGTGGCGTTCGCGCTGCCGTTCACGGTGTTCTTCCTCTACGCCTTCTTCCGCACCCTGCCGCAGGAAGTCGCAGAGGCGGCCGCGATCGACGGGGCCGGGCCGTGGCGCATCTTCTTCACCATCATGCTGCCGATGGCCAAGCCCGGCATGGCGTCGGTGGCGATCTTCAACTTCCTGGGGCTGTGGAACCAGTTCCTGCTGCCGATCGCCCTCAACACCAACACCGCCAACTACGTGCTGAGCCAGGGCATGGCATCGTTCGCCTCGCAGGCCGGCTATGCGGTGAACTTCGGCGCGCTGTTCGCTGCCGTGGTGATCACCGTGCTGCCGGTGCTGGTCACCTACATCATCTTCCAGCGCCAGCTGCAGGGTTCGGTGCAGACGGGCCTGCTGAAGTAG
- a CDS encoding sensor histidine kinase yields the protein MIRKPKIVRLERRLTRRMIQVQAVALLLFFALVVFPLGIYPALRFIDAPPLDPANGETFAEAIRPAPDGGAQVEMTSKLKQLIADKPGVWFVASTEAGIKVSYGKIPIFYDELDTALWEFASVDVRPRAGSPVDALQLERHRSQIGDVMVASGGGRTIGVLSFVAGFWALFSLALLAITTIAAAIIIPRVIRRELRGLKQAAEQAELIDIDARGTQLPTENVPQEVRALVDAVNAGLTRLDKAYAQRERFLADSAHELRTPIAILQTRLETAAPFPEKSRLLMDVARLSGLADQLLDLQRIDLGETAMRPLDLVEIAGTVVGDLAPLAINAGYELELQAPEQAVTVSGDEGSLTRAIANVVQNAIVHGNNHGHITVEVTAAGALSVSDEGPGVAPADRERIFEPFYRVKPLATGAGLGLNLVASIIQRHHGRIAVTEAPGGGARFTMALPLDTRADAAQP from the coding sequence ATGATCCGCAAACCCAAGATCGTCCGCCTCGAACGGCGGCTTACCCGTCGCATGATCCAGGTGCAGGCGGTGGCGCTGCTGCTGTTCTTCGCCCTCGTGGTGTTCCCGCTTGGGATCTATCCGGCGCTCCGTTTCATCGACGCGCCGCCGCTCGACCCCGCTAACGGCGAGACCTTTGCCGAAGCCATCCGCCCCGCTCCCGACGGTGGCGCCCAGGTGGAGATGACCTCCAAGCTCAAGCAACTGATCGCCGACAAGCCCGGGGTCTGGTTTGTCGCCTCGACCGAGGCGGGCATCAAGGTCTCATACGGCAAGATTCCGATATTCTACGACGAGTTGGACACCGCGCTCTGGGAGTTCGCTTCGGTCGACGTTCGGCCGCGCGCCGGATCCCCGGTGGATGCGCTGCAGCTCGAGCGGCACCGGAGCCAGATCGGCGACGTCATGGTGGCTTCGGGTGGTGGACGAACGATCGGTGTGCTGTCGTTCGTCGCCGGGTTCTGGGCCTTGTTCAGCCTGGCGCTGCTCGCCATCACCACCATCGCTGCCGCCATCATCATCCCCCGGGTGATCCGGCGCGAACTGCGCGGCCTGAAGCAAGCGGCCGAGCAAGCCGAGCTGATCGACATCGATGCCCGCGGCACGCAACTGCCCACCGAGAACGTGCCGCAGGAGGTGCGCGCCCTGGTCGATGCCGTCAATGCGGGGCTCACCCGCCTCGACAAGGCCTATGCGCAGCGCGAGCGGTTCCTCGCCGACTCCGCCCATGAGCTGCGCACGCCGATCGCGATCCTGCAGACCCGGCTGGAAACGGCGGCGCCGTTCCCGGAAAAGAGCCGCCTGCTGATGGACGTGGCGCGGCTCTCCGGCCTCGCCGACCAGTTGCTCGACCTGCAGCGCATCGATCTGGGCGAGACCGCGATGCGGCCGCTCGACCTGGTCGAGATTGCCGGCACCGTCGTCGGCGACCTTGCCCCGCTCGCCATCAATGCCGGCTACGAACTGGAACTGCAGGCGCCCGAGCAGGCGGTAACGGTCTCGGGCGACGAGGGCAGCCTCACCCGGGCGATCGCCAATGTAGTGCAGAACGCCATCGTCCACGGGAACAACCACGGACACATCACCGTCGAGGTCACCGCCGCCGGAGCCTTGTCGGTAAGCGACGAGGGACCCGGGGTCGCCCCTGCCGACCGCGAGCGCATCTTCGAGCCGTTCTATCGGGTGAAGCCGCTCGCCACCGGCGCCGGCCTTGGCCTCAATCTCGTCGCCTCGATCATCCAGCGCCATCACGGGCGTATCGCCGTCACCGAGGCGCCGGGCGGGGGCGCCCGCTTCACCATGGCCCTGCCGCTCGATACCCGCGCGGACGCAGCGCAGCCATGA
- a CDS encoding response regulator transcription factor, which produces MRLLLVEDEPDMATLLRAALEKHDFVTDHVPSIEFAIEAIETVAHDLVILDRQLGDGDGASLIAHIRKRRPHTPIVVLSAMGGANHRIEGLNLGADDYLAKPFVVDELVARLRAVLRRPSQVETAPLSMGNLSLDLNHGDVFVSGDKVDLPRREYLVLESLMRRAGRTVRRAVLEEDVYGSDDEIQSNSLEAHISRLRRKLAEAGSSVEIHPVRGVGYLLRQS; this is translated from the coding sequence ATGCGGCTATTGCTGGTGGAAGACGAACCCGACATGGCGACGCTGCTGCGCGCGGCGCTGGAGAAGCACGATTTCGTCACCGACCACGTGCCCTCGATAGAATTCGCTATCGAGGCGATCGAGACGGTGGCGCATGACCTCGTCATTCTCGACCGGCAACTGGGCGACGGCGACGGCGCCTCGCTGATCGCGCATATACGAAAGCGCCGACCGCACACGCCCATTGTCGTGCTGTCGGCCATGGGCGGCGCCAACCACCGCATCGAAGGGCTGAACCTGGGCGCCGACGATTACCTCGCCAAGCCCTTCGTGGTCGACGAACTGGTGGCGCGCCTGCGGGCCGTGCTGCGCCGGCCCAGCCAGGTGGAAACGGCGCCACTCAGCATGGGCAACCTATCGCTCGACCTCAACCATGGCGACGTTTTCGTCAGCGGCGACAAGGTCGACCTGCCGCGCCGCGAGTATCTGGTGCTGGAAAGCCTGATGCGGCGGGCCGGCCGGACGGTGCGCCGCGCCGTGCTCGAGGAAGACGTCTACGGCTCGGACGACGAAATCCAGTCCAACTCGCTCGAAGCCCACATCTCGCGCCTGCGGCGCAAGCTCGCCGAGGCCGGCAGCAGCGTCGAAATCCACCCGGTGCGCGGCGTCGGGTACCTGCTCAGGCAATCATGA